From one Suricata suricatta isolate VVHF042 chromosome 8, meerkat_22Aug2017_6uvM2_HiC, whole genome shotgun sequence genomic stretch:
- the MRPS17 gene encoding 28S ribosomal protein S17, mitochondrial, which produces MSVVRSSVHAKWVVGKVIGTAMQKTAKVRVTRLVLDPYLLKYFNKRKTYFAHDALQQCTVGDIVLLKALPVARTKHVKHELAEIIFKVGQVIDPVTGKPCAGTTYLESPVSLETTCPTKNLEELNSSSVQ; this is translated from the exons ATGTCAGTCGTTCGTTCATCCGTCCATGCGAAATGGGTCGTTGGGAAGGTGATTGGAACAGCAATGCAAAAAACAGCTAAAGTGAGAGTGACCAGGCTTGTTTTGGATCCCTACTTATTAAAG TATTTTAATAAACGAAAAACCTACTTTGCTCATGATGCTCTTCAGCAGTGCACAGTTGGGGATATTGTGCTTCTCAAAGCTCTACCTGTCGCACGAACAAAGCATGTGAAACATGAACTGGCCGAAATCATTTTCAAAGTTGGACAAGTCATAGATCCAGTGACCGGAAAACCCTGTGCAGGAACTACCTACCTGGAAAGCCCAGTCAGCTTGGAAACCACTTGCCCAACCAAAAATCTAGAAGAACTGAATAGCTCTTCAGTACAGTGA